Below is a genomic region from Persicimonas caeni.
CGCTGACCTGGCTGTTGCCCTCACGGTCCATCACGCGGATGAGCCGGTCGGACAGGTCGTTGGTCAGCACCGCCGAGGCCTCGCTCAATTTGAGAGCGTCACCGCCGGCGTCGGCCGAGTCATCGGGCACGATGCCCTGCGGCAGGCCGGGGTCGGTGTGAAACGGATTGTTGACCAGCAGCTTGAACATCCCGCGCTCGTTGGCCGGGATGGTCGCCCCTTTGACCCGCTCGTTGCCGGAGTTGAACGTCAACGAGGTGATCTCGAAGCTCTGCGGAAAGTCGATGGCGCCCATGACGATGAACCCGTCGTACCCCACCGCCGGCACCGAGCCTGACACCGCGGAGTCGGTGTGAGCCGCGTCCAAGCCATGGGTGGTCAGCAGAGTGTGGTCGTTCTGCCAGCCGTTGTAGCTGGCCACCCCGGCCAGGCGCACCGAGCTGGAGCCGGCGTTGTTCACCGACGGATACCAGCGGTCGCCCTGGGAGTCCGGGCTGCCGAACGAGCCGGCGTTGCGCACCTCGGCCGACAGCCGCTCCATGGCAAACCGAGTACGGTCGAGGGTGTCGGCCAAGCTATCCGCCTCTTTGAGCGTGTCGGAGGTCGAGGCGAAGAGCGAGAAAATCACCCCGACGATCAACCCCAGCAGGGTCACCGCCACCATCAACTCGACCAGCGTAAAGCCACGGCGCAACAATTTGGGCAAACGAATCTTCATAGGGAGCCTCACAGGTAACCGCGCCGGTAAATATGCGAGCCGAAAAACTGGACCTTGTAGCCTTCCATCTGCAGCGAATTGTTGTCCAGCGGGTCCATCGACGCATCGAGTTTGGCGGCGGCGTACTGCGGACACTGCGTGGCCGGCGGCGCATTATTCGAAGCCGGGAAGGCCTTGTTCGCCGACGGAAAGACCACCGCGATCTGGACGGTGAAGACGTCACCCGCCTCCAAGTATCCGCCGCGGGCATAAGCGCAGTAGCGCGTGGTGCCGGTGGTGGTCAGCCGGGGGTCGACCGGGTTGGCAAATAGCCGCGTCCACGAAGTCCATCCACCGCCGTCGACCGCCGCTAGCACCGGCGAGGAGATGAATGCCGTGCCGTTGAAGGCGGGGGTGTCCACGTCGTTGGCGATCGTACCGCCGCGCCACTGGCCCGACTCGGCGCGCATCACGTCGAAGATGCGCTTCGCGATATCAGACGCATTGGAGTTGTCGCGCGAGATCATGGCGCTTCCCATCGAGCTGAACTGCATCTGCAGGATGGCCATGATGCCGATCGCCAGAATCAGCATCGCAATCAACAGCTCGACCAGAGTAAAGCCGGCGCGTGTGCGACGGCCCGTCGAGCGGTTGGGAGACTGGGTTTGGACTCGTGTCGTTTTCATCACTGGATGACCGAGACGGCGCCGTTGTAGGGAACGTGAATGCTATAAAAGTTGGTCAGGTCGCGCCCATCCTTTTGGGCTTGGCGTTTGGTCGCGTCCTCGGTGGCCTCGTTCACGCACTTGTCGAGCGCCGGGGCGGTACCTCCGAGCGGGTTGGACGTCAGGCCGGTGTCGCCCGGCTCGCCCAGTCGCACGTAGATGCGCGTGTTGATCGCGTCACAATCGGACTCGAAGGGGGTGCCCGCCTGGCTCAGCACACGGCCGCTGGGCGAGAAGCACAGCGTCAGCGTATTGCCCGCCGGAGCAGGCGTGGCGTCGAAGCCGCTGATCAGCATGTCGGGATGCTTGTCGGCGAAGTCGAGCTCGGCGACCTGCACCTTGGTCAGCGCGTTGGTCTGCGTGCAGCTCAACGCGAAGCAGTCGGTGTTGTGCGGGTCGTAGTTGGCGTTGGTGGGGTCGCACTCGGCGGCCCCGCTGTTGGTGGTGCGGTAGAGCACCACCTCGCCCGCATCTCCACTGCCCTCTTTGGTCACTTCCACCAGCAGCGCTTCGCCGCGGCTCATCGCCTGGTTGCGCGCAGCGCGAATGATATTGGCCACGTCGCGCGCGGCCGATTGGCCTTTGGCGCGGCGCATATAGGTCATCACACTCGGAGCCAGAAAGCCGGCCAAGATGGCAATGATCGACACCGCGATCATCAACTCGGTCAGCGTAAAGCCCCGCGGGTCACGCCAAATTTGGTTGTTGGGCAGTCTTGATTTCATCGCAATCGACTCGCGCTCCGCAGATAGAGTTTCAGTCTGACCATATTTTAGCAGCAAGAATCACACCAACCGCACAGCCAGTAAGATCACGTCAGCATCGGCACTGAGTCATGGTACCCCGTTTGATGCACTATGAAAACTTTTCATAGTCATGAAAAAGGTTCGCACTGCAGCCGACTACTGCGGTCGTTGGGTCGTGGGGCTTGGGGGCTTGGAGGGTTGGGTGGGTGTGGAGTAAAACGGGGGGTGAGCGGAGAATGGTGTTCGTTTGGTGGAGATCGGTGCGTGTCGTCTTTTTGTGGCTCGATTGCAGTCCGACGCTTGTTGGTGGGCTGTGCGGTGCTTGCCTGGGGGCTGTTGGGTCCCGGC
It encodes:
- a CDS encoding pilus assembly FimT family protein, coding for MKSRLPNNQIWRDPRGFTLTELMIAVSIIAILAGFLAPSVMTYMRRAKGQSAARDVANIIRAARNQAMSRGEALLVEVTKEGSGDAGEVVLYRTTNSGAAECDPTNANYDPHNTDCFALSCTQTNALTKVQVAELDFADKHPDMLISGFDATPAPAGNTLTLCFSPSGRVLSQAGTPFESDCDAINTRIYVRLGEPGDTGLTSNPLGGTAPALDKCVNEATEDATKRQAQKDGRDLTNFYSIHVPYNGAVSVIQ
- the pilV gene encoding type IV pilus modification protein PilV; this translates as MKTTRVQTQSPNRSTGRRTRAGFTLVELLIAMLILAIGIMAILQMQFSSMGSAMISRDNSNASDIAKRIFDVMRAESGQWRGGTIANDVDTPAFNGTAFISSPVLAAVDGGGWTSWTRLFANPVDPRLTTTGTTRYCAYARGGYLEAGDVFTVQIAVVFPSANKAFPASNNAPPATQCPQYAAAKLDASMDPLDNNSLQMEGYKVQFFGSHIYRRGYL